ttaatcttcaCCTACAGAAAACAACAAGAAACAGGTTTTCCGAATCATATTGTGACATCTATGTTAAAAGAGACAGTGAACTGTTCTTGTAGCTGGGGAAAGCAACAGCAATCATGTGAAGGAAATCTAGACTAGAAAATCTATATCCAAACAGGTCACCCATGTTTAGGAACAGTTTGAAGTGACATAACATTTATGAAGAATTCCACGTTTCTTTCTACATATACTGAAACATATGGGGCAGAAGCTGCCTTATACTAGAGCTTCAGGCTAGCAGCCTTATAGTAATATGTAAGAgcacctttttatttatttaaaaacatttgactACTTTAAAGACTATTTGTATTGGACAGTTCCACCCAGCCTACAGAACTGTTGAAGTAATACAACTTGGATACAGACTGAACAATAGCTTAGTGTGGCACAAGCAGTGCTTCTCCATGACATCACATGCTGTACCTTACTATACAATATTCTAAGAATCTAAGTATTTAGCCACCTATCTGGAGCGGCAAATGATAAATAGATATATCCTGTATCACAGACGCTGTGTTACTGCCGAATCACTGAAGCCGATAACTGTCTATTTGGATTTGCACCTGGAGGATACCATACGAACTTCTACATGGCATCTCTCTCTGTTAAGACGCTTTATCATAGAGATATTACTAGGTAGCAAGAGAACAGAGGTTAAGTCTCTGATGGTATCTATTCAGTATGAAAAGGTTATGATGTATTTTAGTTTCAAAGAAGTTATTTGAAGTTTTACTTGATAAAAAAGCTTAtatcaaaaagacaattagGAAAACGGTAGCAGAGCCAAGAAACGGAGTATCAATATGGTTGCATAAGAAGTGTTTCTAGGACACCTTTTACTGCCCCTGGCAACCCTTGCATACAAAGCCGGAGTTCGAATACTGTACCTCTTGGTACCAATGGCATCGATTTCATCAATGAAGACAATTGAGGGCGCGTGCTCTTCAGCCACACGGAACAGTTCACGCACGAGCTTTGGACCATCGCCCAAGTACTTCTGTATAAGTTCTGAACCAACCACTCTCAGGAAGGTTGCCGAAGTCTGGTTTGCCACTGCTTTGGCTAGTAAAGTTTTACCTGGTTTtagttgaaaagaaatattgtaGTTAGtttgcagagggagggagggaaggaagcgCTTTTAACAAAATACGAAATTTGTGACAGACTTAGCTATGTTTTAATCCTAACCAAGCGtaatttatttcacttgcaTTCGCTCAGCACAGTTGTTACTGTACTCTAAGATACCTGTGCCAGGTGGGCCATACAGAATGACTCCTTTGGGTGGCTTTATACCCATCTCTTCATAGTATTCCGGATGAGTGAGAGGAAGCTCCACAGATTcctgcagcacaagaaaaacaaacctgagTTTTTATGAAGCGTGAGTGCTCTCCGCAGAAGTTCTGCAGGGATCTCAAGAGCAGCATTAATAAAAGTAATCAGGGCAAAAAACTTAACTGATTTCTAAACAGACCTTGAAAAGCATGTGTCTCTGCTGCCTCCAGTTCTAAAGGCAGACAGCTACTCTATATGAACAGGTCTTCCCAGTGTTTCCACTCAACATGTGGAAAAGAACTAGTGAGTGTTCCCCCTTCCTCCAACCTCCTGACTCCCTAACGCTCATGGAGGACCCTGGTGTAGGAGAACCCTTTATGGAAGGATGCCTTCCTTTCAAGAGCATTTATGGTTTTGGACACCTACACAAAGCAAAAGAGTTTCATTTTACCAGGGTTCATTTTACCAGATAGAGCTCTGCTggtatgggaaaaaaaaccaaacagaaaaccccaaacaaaaaaccaacaataaaCCCCAACAATCAACTACActccccccaaacccaccatcaaaaaaaaccccaacctccCACCAAAACCCCCCATGAACAGACAATATAACCCCAACGTTACAAACaataaatgcaaacacagaacAAGCCAAAAAAGCCCTACCCACAAAATCCTTAGACTGCATGGCGTCAGACACTCAAAACAACCTCAGCACTTTTTACAATTTAACTCTCATCTTGCAACAATCAATAACTTTACAATTCGCAAAACAGTAAGGTATTGCAGGGATTGTTATGAGCTCAGGGCTCTCCAGGTTCCACAGCAACTGAAAAGTTTTGCACGTACGGTTTGTGAATGGGTACTCTACCCACTGAAAAGATTTAGGTCCAGGCGTCTGCCTAGCCAAGTCAAACGAAGAAGTGCAAGACACAAAAGAACACTCCACGAACAGCAGCTGGTCCTGCTCTTACACTTTCGAGCTCCCAGCACAACAGCTACGTTGCTGGCTTAACACAGTAAATCAGTACAGCTGAATACCTTGATTTCTTGAATCTGGTTGTCAAGGCCACCAATGTCAGCGTATGTTTCTTGAGGAGCTTTCTCTACTTTCATCACAGTAACTAAAGGGTCTGTGTCATCCATCAGAACTCCTATCACAGCATGAACCTAATCCAAACATTAAGAGTTGTCAAAGAAAGCACGCAGCATTATTAATACAAGCTGAAGCCTAAACCCAATGCCATCTGTTTAGCTGTGTGAAACAAACAGCATTGGCTCTACTGTGATTCTCAGAAAGAAAGGCTAGTTAAAAACGGTACAAGAACTTTGtgcttcattttataaaaacaacTCACCTTATGattcagcaaaacagaacagccTGGCTCTAGCAGATCCTTGTCCACAAAAGACAGAATACTGACATAGTGCTCTGATCCTACCGACGTGGACACGATGGCATGGTTGTCATCAATGATCTCCTCCAAGGTACCCACAGACATTGGTGTTCCCCTCAGATCATCCACCTTTGACCTTTCTTCCTGTTGTCAAGAAGAATCCAAGAAAAAAGCCTCAAGAACACAGGCAAAACATTCTTGTACAACACCAGCTCAACAGTTCACACCAAACATAACAGAAACAGTCTTTCCCCAAAAGGCATAAAAGCATAGGTCAGTAACAAATGCATTGTTGGTTTAGTTCTACCTATGGACGTCACTATATAGATGTACATAGCTAGAACAGACTTTCTTTCTCTACTGATGGATATCTGGGAGCTGCACTTCAACAAACCactaacaaaacagaagaaacaaaaaaccaccgTGGCCTCATCTGTAGTAACCCATGCTTGGACCACAACCGTTACaccactagaaaaaaaaatcctctgttcTCTGGACAGTAATTGTGATTTAATGAAGAATATTAATATACATGGTATTTGTACTGACTTACACATTCATAGCACCTTATTTTGATTGCTTTTGTATGAAGCAGTTTAGATTAGAGCACTTATTGTAATATTAGAAGTAACAGTTCACTCAAACCTCACCTCTTGCTTCTCTTCCAAAGGTTTCATCTGCTCTTGATTTCTGATGAATTCTTCCTCCATTAAGAGGTAATCTTTAATTCTCTCCAACTTTAACAATTTGAGTCTGCACTGTGTGTGAGGAGTCACTGTAATCAAAGTACAATCACAGTATTTTACACCAAGTTTGACATGGTACCAATTATTCACTAATTCTTTAccagaaattctgcttttgttttctgacagtAACTTCTATATAAGCAGCAGTATTTTACTTGTCCCACTGTAATTCTAGGTTAAAAGATAATGTTCCTCTGCACTTCTCCTCATTtcaatttctctctctctcttaccCAGTAATCCATAGGCTGCATCTTGCATAACAACAATCTTAGTTTGTGTTTTTATGTTAGTTAGAAAAAACCTACATTTGGCCTTCTGTTTAATCAATTATGACCTACATACAGCCAGATCTAGGGGAGAGGACGGCTCTGTACTTCTCAGTGAGGGGCCagcccacagcactgctggggcaggcagaaTCCTTACCCAGGGGGAGTTTGCTGGCAGCGTCTGGaccctttgttttcttcttctttttccccactctgGTTGGAACAGGAGGttcatatttcttcttcttatCCTTATTCATAAAGAACATtccggggaaaaaaaaaaatcaggatatTAACAAttgaaaaacacacacagatgtTAGGCGCACAGACTGAGAGCTCAGCTTAAGGGTCTAATTATGATATATagcaagaaatacaaaataaatattattcttagtttttaaaggaagttcAAAAATTTCTTCTCCTGCTTATTTTACATTCCTCTCTTTAATTTAGATTTCTGTCAATTTTCAGTGAATATAGAACTTATAAGGCTAAAGCCTGAAGTAaatcacaccaaaaaaaatcatacgTGAAAGGATAAGGAAAATATTGAGCCTGAACATTGctgttgcattttaataaaCACATAACACGCATTCAGTTTGCCAGCTTAGATATAGTTTGCCATGTGCATTACACTTCCATCCAAAAAGGAATCTGGAAAGGCCTCTAACAGTCCACCACATGAAGTACAGATCTTGTGGAGATGACAGCATGATGCCACTTTCAAATCAAAGCCAGTTACTTAAGTGACAGTTTGAAGGCAACTAGTCTTTCCTAACCCAGGCAGATTTATAGTCCTAttctttttaagaataaattattactgaaatgatttcattttcctttatagTTAAGTAcaactttctggttttgaacagCAAGCTATTTTCTCCAATGTACATCCAAAAGAGATGACATTTCATCCAAGCTAGCAAGAGCATATTCTTATGCAGTTCTAAGTacaacagcaggagaaaaaaataagaaaaaaataaaacctactGCAACCAGCCTCTGTAGCACACTTGTACCTCGCCCCATCAgtaaaagcatttgttttggtttcaaTTACCTTGTCATCCTTCTTGCCACCACCAGGACCATGCCCACCACTTTGGCTTTGACCctgtgtaaaaagaaaaaccacaaaccagCCAAATGTATGTACATTGCTATGAACCTCAACGCCTGTGGACAGTTTCACGTAAAGAAATGCCATAATAAGGCTTCTCCTAGCTAAACTAAGTACTAACATATCCCAATTAAATGTCAAAAGCCAGTGAATTAAAGTGTGGACTTATGAGGCAGGGCAGGAGATGTTCACCCGTGTGGTTCTGACTCACGTAGCACTGCACTGCTTTGCTACATCGTAGTTTGAGTTCATTCCCTGCTCGCTTAAATTAACGAGCGCCACGAACCGCCGTGCAGCACAAGGCAGCTCTCCTGCGCGCTCCCGCCGGCCCACTCACCTGCGCCCCCCGCCAGCCGCGCCCCACAGGAGGCCGCCCGCCCCCTGGCCCCGGAGCCGCCGGGCTCCCACCGCGGCGAGCCAGGCCGCgagagcctgcagcagcaccggGCCCCGGCGCgccgccctgcccggccccagcgccACCGGCCGCGCGgcccccgctgctgcccccGCCAGGGGCGGCCTGGAGGCCCAGCGCGGGCGGTGACTCCGCAAAACCCCGGCCGACGGCAGCGGGATGCCTGAGGAGGCCGCgccgagccgtgccgtgccgagcctgccccccgctccgctccgcggCGCCGGCGcggccccctcccctcccgcgCGCGGCCGCGCCCCCGgtgccccgggccgggcccgtGCCGCCCGCTCACCATCGCGCCGCGCCGGAAGTGCTGCCCCGCCCGCGCCCGGCGACGGAGGTGGTGGCGCCGCTACGGGCTCCGGCAAGGGACAGACAAGGCGGGCGGGGCGAAGAGCGCGACGCCCGCGTAAGCGGCGTGGGTCACGTGACCCCGCGCGGAGCCTCCCGGGCGCTGGGGCCGCCGCTCGGGCTGTCACGCCGGCCCCGGCCAGCAGGGGGCTCCGTGCCGCCGCCTGGGcgcgccgcgctccccgccggTGCCCGTCGGCCGCGGGGCTTTGGCGTTCGGCCACCCCGGCGGCCCGGCTGTTCCCCTGGCTGTTCCCCCGGCTGTCCCCCGCCTGCAGCCGGTCCAGTCGGATGCGCGGGCGTCCTCCTGGCCGCAGTGAACCGCTTGGTGGAGAAAAAGCGACTTCTGCCCCGCTGGGGGCCACTTCGTGGTCACATTTCAGCTACTACTTCATCTGCAATACCTTTAATAACACTTTTCTTAACAGAAGAAGCGTTTCATAGCGACTAAGTGGTGGAGGCACGTCCAACAGCCTGCCAACAGCGGGACTTGCTTCGAAAGCGTGGCACTGCCCCACCACCGAGACCTAGAGGAAAGCAGTTCGTTCCCTGTGAGATGTTTCTCAGGTATTCTTACAGTTCACATCAATACAAGAAGCTTATGATACGTATTAAAGCTCGTAATAGCCGGTTGCCACAAGGttaaaattcataaaaatgGTGTTAAAACCTCTGAATATGCTGGGAAAGTATGCCTTAATCCTGGTGGTTTCGGTTATGCCCCTTAAGCACTGCTACTTCACCACAGAGAGATGGGTCTTCCTGGAAAACCCAAAGCACTCTGGCTGTGTTGTGCCACAAGTGGGAATGTTAGAGTTTCCAGCTCTTGCCTGCTTTGCACACCTGCCTGGGCCGAGGTCCCGGTCCCATCATGTACCGTGGGAggttctttaaaatatgctgtCAGGAAGAATTCATCAGTCACAACACAGCCTTGCACACGCTGCAAACTCTGCTTTTAATGTGTAGCCTGGTACTGTGGAAGAAGGTATGTGAACACTGAAGAGGACAGAAGTTTAAAGCTCAGGAGAGTAGCATGAAATAtggaaaggaacaaaaccagctcGTGTTTTACAACACCGATGGAAGGATCTTTTACTGAGACCGTGTCTGGTACTGAGTACTGCTTGTTTTCAGAGTGCTACTGGTGCTGGTGGTTCTCCACCTGTAGTGTGAGCTGCCATGTGTTTTGACTGTTCCAGCAATATAAACACACATTCATTCTGTGTATAAAATGCCCGTAACTCTTATGCcagaagtttgttttcctgtaacGTTTTCCcacctgtgttttcaaaataaatgaagacatCCAACCTTGTTTTAAAGTTATTTGCAGAGGGAGCAACCAGATAAGCTTCTCAGTAATTAAAGAATGGAAATACAAATCAAAGAAAGTGAGAgttggttgtggggttttttatgtctAGGAATGAAATCTAAGTTTCAGGGGTTTTAAATGACAAGCAAGAAGAGACACTGTGACCTTTCTCTTTGGGCTTCCTGCTGTAATCTGACCTGTGTGGGAGTGtagaagcagaggaggaagagtggTAAATATTCTTCATGGCCTATATTTAAagttatggggtttttttcctaggcCTGATGCTTCCTTTCATCTCTTGCATCGGCTAgtcaatataaaaatgtaaattttttgtgtgtaagaCTTGCTTTGCTTATGGGTAGCACTGTAGGAACACTGGTGAAGTTCAGGAAATCCCTCCCTCCAGATAAACATAACATTTCTACTTACAGTGAGCTCTACCAATCTGTAATACTCCTGGGGAAACTTTTGGTGCCAGCTTTTGACATTCCCAGAGGTAAAGCACAGACTGAACACAAGCATGTGATCAGTTTGGGACCAAATGCCGGTTTTGGGTCAAGTGCGTTTTCCCCTGTGTCCTTGCACCAGAGGCCCCATCCTTGCTGGGGGCCTGCAGCGGCTGCTCCGTGGCAGCTTGCTGCAGAACCGAagtgcctgctgcctctgggaaCCCTGGCTGTGTCGCTGATGAACTTGGGGGATCTTCAGATACTTCCTCTTCTTTGGCCTGAAAACTGTGACATGATATTGCAAGTTTGTGTGGGGAGTCAATATGGAAGGACAGGGCCTTTTGTCAGCGTCACTATCAGCAGAAAAGTTACAATCACAATGAGGATATAGTCTAAAAATACTTGTATTCTGTATAAATCAACCAGCATAGAGATTGTATTTACATCCATCACTGTTCTCAATGTAAAGATCAGTGTTCATGAAAAACGCCTTCACTATAGAGCAGTCAGTAGGGTGTGAAGTATGATTTACTCTTTGCTTTgatgttgtttcttctttcatgcTTTCTCTAAATCCATGTCTGAGTAgggaattttatttattaaatattaatgtaaCTGGCCGGGCTGTGTAAAAAGGTGTGAGATTTTGATAatttatttgggtttggtttggtttggttctgTTTGTTCACAAGGGTTACTGTTTTGCACTGTGGATTTAATCTGACttctctattatttttatttttttgtgaattaGCTGCATTTTTGTTATGCTATCAGCTGTTCTGTAACTTCTAAGGACACttggaatgaaatgaaatgaaaacagatgttcTTTGCTTTAATAACATACACTTTATGGAATTTACTGTCTTACAGGATTGcgtctgtatttcttttaaccTTACAGTGTACAGATGCTAGAACATCCTTTCCCTCAAATATAATTTCCTCTCTTCAACTTCACATTAGATTCAGACATACCCATATTTATTTAGAATTATACCTGTAATTGGTAACGGTCAGCATGATTCAGATTTGTCGTcacttttttcttataaaaccCTGATTTAGCGGCTTGTAGCTTTGCAGTCATTTGAAGTGGGAGAATTATTTCATAAGCTGACCTAAACGGTAGGGGTGTTGGGTGAATCTAAAAGCTCAGCTTTGCATTTGTGGGCTTGTAAGACACATCTGCTCCAGCATATCTGGTTTTATAGCCTTtataaaaattaggaaattatATATGGGAGCAACAGTAAAAGGATGCTGTCAACATTGTCTCCCAGCTCATTTGCTTAAATACATGCTGTGGCAGAAAACATGAATCACAGAAGGGAAATGCTGTTGGTTTTGAACCAGCTTCCTGATTTGGGGCGATCTGGTTAATGGCTTTCAGCTCTTGGGGTCAGTAATACTGGCTAACTGTaagcattacagaaatgtgGTTCTGTAACCTGGCTGCTTGTCTTAACTTTCCACATCCAGATTTTTGGTTTAGCTGCAGAGTATGGATAATATCAAATTAGAAAGTTTAAACAATAAATATGTTTAATGATCCAAGCGCCtctgattttgtgtgtgtgttatcCTCgctagaaaaaaacaaaacagcaagcaAAGAGGAGTAACAGGAAATAACACACAGTCTTTGTTTGCTAAAGACAAACATAGCCTTGGGGGCATCAAAAAGCTTCTCTTCATATcaaaaaatactaaaagttGTTCAGggaaggtggggtttttttgtgctttgtttttcttgctgttttctatacccttttctttattctgaagTAGGCTTACTGCTGTTCTTTTAGGCATATTGCAAACCCCCACCTCTGTTCCCAGGCttttgaggaggaagagggcagCTGAGGGCTGGGGAAATATTGGGGTTGGGATTAGTACATAGCAAAGaggtttattttccctttgcacACAGAGGAAATTACTAGGATTGCTCATATTAATTTGTCTTTCTTAATTTATGTCTAGGCGCCTAGAGCTTTTTATGTTTCcaaaagtttaaataaacaaacctaCAAATAAGAAGAATATTAATCTTGCTATTGTAGCTAATATAGTGGGttatattttcaaaagttgCAATTTGGCCCCCCTCGTAAGTGGGTTATGAACTTACATCCCCTTcaataaatgaataaaactgCAAGTTATTAAGGAccatttggaaatattttttttttttgagtctgtgtgtgtctgagtACCCAATTAACCTTTAAGTTTCTGTGCTGCTTACAAGTTGTTCAAACATTTTAGTAATGGAAGCTATTCCCACCACCTACTAACTGGCATGTAACTATGTGGAGAGTAGTTATCCGCAGGGTATTTACTCCATGTAGGCTCCCCACAGAGTCAGTTAAGAGAAGTTTCTCCCCCAATTCAGAACAAGGCTCATCACCTTCTGGGAGAGTCTTTCACTTTACATTGCCCACCCAGGGAACTAGGGACAGGACTTTTTTTAACTAAGCTGCTCAAATAAGCGTCTTTGGATTGCTCACCTGAGTTTCCAGCTACTGACTCACCTGCATCACTTTATCTTCAAGTATTTGTtcctctgcccagcagctcccaccgATACATGTTGGTGTTGTGAAATCTGAGTACCACTAAGAAGTAGACTCCTTGGAGCAGGAGTTATTTAGAACTGGACAAGCAGAATTCAAAACATCCAGagtgatgtttgttttttttttttttttaaattttttaaatgtttaaaatttttaaaaatgttgataatAAAATTATTGGGAATCTTTCAGTGCTGTAGCAAAGTCTGACACCTTGAAAACTGACTCACACATGTTTTTAGAATACTGCAGAACAAGTCATTATATTAAAAGCTATGTTGTAATATGCTGTGTCTTCATATGGTCTCATTTGGAAGTCTCAAAGCAACACACAATTCCCCTAAGTTAAACCTCATCGTCTTGTAGGCAGGCAGGTAGGTGAAGGAGACTGTTTCAGTCCTAAAGTGAAATTGTGTCTTCCTTAGTATAAGCAGTATCAGATTCTCCTCATTCACCTGGTGGCAAATGCATTCCCATAAGTGATGGCAAAGTTTGGCCCAAAGGGTTCCGATGAGTGAAAGCAGCACAAGAGGAAAGGTGCATCCTAAACCCAACTGAAAGTGAgtgtaagaagaaaatgtctttttttcctgtttttgaAACAGTGGTTGGCAAAATACTAGGTGGTGTGGCTTATTAGTTCttgtatttctgtaagaaaagaatTTATAGTACTTCAGCAGTGAACAAAGAATGATGTTGCTATGGTGACTTTTTGTTGCGTGGCAGGCAAATGTAATAATCAGCTGATTTGTTTGTGAGGTCTAACATACTACCTAGTCTATATTTTGTAGGGCTTTTGGTAGCTTTATGAAAGCTGATACAAAAGACTGCCTGATGAGAATACTACTAAATTTGGGGGAAAGAGAAGAAGTGATAAAATACAGAGATGCCTTCTAAACAGAATACAGAGTTCTTCACCTGGCCGATTAATAGTTGCTGATGTTGAAAAGGTGCCATCACCCAGCACTCCTCAGGGTTGACCTATCGATATACTAAGAGCCTGGAATAGTTTTAACAAACTGAATACTTCATCATCAGTTACATTAGCCTTCACATAAACTTAGTTTGTTCCAGAGCCACTTTGCAGGACTCATTCAATTGAaggagaaatactgaaataattttcatggaAAGAAATAGACTTACCCCCTCATTATACAGAAAGTAATGTTTCTAAAGACACTTATGAATGCTTTCTAGATGTTATACTGACTACTACTTGGGCTGTGATCCTGAAATCCTTAGACAACAATAGATGTTTGTCAAGCCTGTGCACTCCATGGAATTATTAACTGTTaatgatttgtatttttttttctcatgaaaagGC
This genomic stretch from Falco naumanni isolate bFalNau1 chromosome 7, bFalNau1.pat, whole genome shotgun sequence harbors:
- the PSMC1 gene encoding 26S proteasome regulatory subunit 4, giving the protein MGQSQSGGHGPGGGKKDDKDKKKKYEPPVPTRVGKKKKKTKGPDAASKLPLVTPHTQCRLKLLKLERIKDYLLMEEEFIRNQEQMKPLEEKQEEERSKVDDLRGTPMSVGTLEEIIDDNHAIVSTSVGSEHYVSILSFVDKDLLEPGCSVLLNHKVHAVIGVLMDDTDPLVTVMKVEKAPQETYADIGGLDNQIQEIKESVELPLTHPEYYEEMGIKPPKGVILYGPPGTGKTLLAKAVANQTSATFLRVVGSELIQKYLGDGPKLVRELFRVAEEHAPSIVFIDEIDAIGTKRYDSNSGGEREIQRTMLELLNQLDGFDSRGDVKVIMATNRIETLDPALIRPGRIDRKIEFPLPDEKTKKRIFQIHTSRMTLADDVTLDELIMAKDDLSGADIKAICTEAGLMALRERRMKVTNEDFKKSKENVLYKKQEGTPEGLYL